One Papaver somniferum cultivar HN1 chromosome 10, ASM357369v1, whole genome shotgun sequence genomic window carries:
- the LOC113316847 gene encoding calnexin homolog isoform X3 — translation MRNISEFQKRIFEVLYKFANLPFLADYKIKVYDNIEKGEKQLNITIGILVSVALVILTSIGFFLAVRKQWYTIMK, via the exons ATGCGTAATATCTCTGAATTCCAG AAAAGGATATTTGAGGTCCTTTACAAGTTTGCGAACCTTCCTTTCTTGGCTGATTACAAGATCAAGGTATAT GACAATATTGAGAAGGGTGAGAAACAGCTAAATATCACCATTGGTATCCTTGTTTCTGTTGCACTGGTTATATTGACCTCTATAGGATTCTTTTTGGCGGTAAGAAAGCAGTG GTACACCATTATGAAGTAG
- the LOC113315311 gene encoding uncharacterized protein LOC113315311 produces MEMVCERTGKKGESHKGKNYKYEKKTTRVYKTTSKKCKCPFRIYFKRHHETDRWRLDSIPDGRHNHPPPKSLYGLPAYARLKPHQMEKVRQMKGCRPLKILNVIRKEDKDNLSTISTIYAAKATIKNIEWNGRLIMQQSEWLAETLNYAMQTRVGADNKVTHIFLSNPRMVDLAQCFYQVLFLDCTYKTNSWNASMGYGEFVTGKQTSSTTKNIPHCTDVLGGSSTNI; encoded by the exons ATGGAGATGGTATGCGAGAGGACGGGGAAAAAGGGAGAAAGTCATAAAGGTAAGAATTACAAATATGagaagaagacgactagggtcTACAAAACAACATCGAAGAAGTGTAAATGTCCGTTCAGGATTTATTTCAAAAGGCATCATGAAACTGATCGATGGAGATTGGATAGTATTCCTGACGGTCGTCATAACCATCCTCCACCTAAAAGTTTATATGGACTCCCTGCATATGCCCGATTGAAAccgcatcaaatggagaaggttcGTCAGATGAAGGGATGTAGGCCTCTTAAGATCCTAAATGTGATAAGGAAGGAAGATAAGGATAACTTGTCTACCATTTCCACAATCTACGCTGCCAAAGCAACGATCAAGAACATCGAATGGAATGGTAGATTAATTATGCAACAGTCTGAGTGGTTGGCAGAAACACTTAACTACGCCATGCAAACCAGGGTGGGTGCGGACAATAAGGTGACTCATATTTTTCTTTCCAATCCTAGGATGGTGGATTTGGCTCAgtgtttttaccaggttctgttcctagattgcacctacaagacaaacag TTGGAACGCTTCAATGGGCTACGGAGAATTCGTAACGGGGAAACAAACTTCAtccaccacaaagaatataccaCATTGTACCGATGTGCTAGGAGGTTCATCGAcgaacatttga
- the LOC113316847 gene encoding calnexin homolog isoform X1, with amino-acid sequence MRNISEFQKRIFEVLYKFANLPFLADYKIKVYDNIEKGEKQLNITIGILVSVALVILTSIGFFLAVRKQWSTGAAFLYFVGIGTWWFVRLLVLIV; translated from the exons ATGCGTAATATCTCTGAATTCCAG AAAAGGATATTTGAGGTCCTTTACAAGTTTGCGAACCTTCCTTTCTTGGCTGATTACAAGATCAAGGTATAT GACAATATTGAGAAGGGTGAGAAACAGCTAAATATCACCATTGGTATCCTTGTTTCTGTTGCACTGGTTATATTGACCTCTATAGGATTCTTTTTGGCGGTAAGAAAGCAGTG GTCCACTGGTGCTGCTTTTCTCTATTTTGTTGGTATTGGTACATGGTGGTTTGTGAGGCTGCTGGTGCTTATTGTTTAA
- the LOC113316847 gene encoding calnexin homolog isoform X2, whose translation MRNISEFQKRIFEVLYKFANLPFLADYKIKDNIEKGEKQLNITIGILVSVALVILTSIGFFLAVRKQWSTGAAFLYFVGIGTWWFVRLLVLIV comes from the exons ATGCGTAATATCTCTGAATTCCAG AAAAGGATATTTGAGGTCCTTTACAAGTTTGCGAACCTTCCTTTCTTGGCTGATTACAAGATCAAG GACAATATTGAGAAGGGTGAGAAACAGCTAAATATCACCATTGGTATCCTTGTTTCTGTTGCACTGGTTATATTGACCTCTATAGGATTCTTTTTGGCGGTAAGAAAGCAGTG GTCCACTGGTGCTGCTTTTCTCTATTTTGTTGGTATTGGTACATGGTGGTTTGTGAGGCTGCTGGTGCTTATTGTTTAA